In one window of Eretmochelys imbricata isolate rEreImb1 chromosome 21, rEreImb1.hap1, whole genome shotgun sequence DNA:
- the OLFML3 gene encoding olfactomedin-like protein 3, producing MAPRLGLLLALLLAGTISAQQQQFMEYMERRFGALEERISQWHDQSSRYSTELREFKNQVITMLENMEKEQDRLRTEVENTAVRVDRLEREVDYLETQNPAPPCVEVDEKLMENQVSTAKKRKNEKYDKLTDCSDTISQVKAMKILKKFGSSAGLWTKDPVGSSEKIYIFDGSSNDTVYVFPRMREFTLFSATRKAARIKLPYPWVGTGHLVYGGHLYYIRQQGTFQVIKFSLANKTIVDSSVFPVEEQVPVFGLSAFNYIDIAADEEGLWAIYATRENEKNICLAKLDPVSLDTEQMWDTPCPRENAESAFVICGALYVVYNTRLPSRSRVQCVFDVSGTMTPEDAALVYFPKRYGSHSSMKYNPKERQIYAWDDGYQIIYRMEMKKKLEI from the exons atggcccCAAGGCTCGGCCTCCTCCTTGCCCTGCTCCTGGCGGGGACCATCagtgctcagcagcagcagttcatgGAGTACATGGAGAGGAGATTTGGCGCCTTGGAG GAAAGGATCTCCCAGTGGCATGATCAGAGCAGCCGCTACTCCACCGAGCTACGCGAATTCAAGAACCAGGTGATCACAATGCTGGAGAACATGGAGAAGGAGCAGGACAGGCTGCGCACAGAGGTGGAGAACACGGCAGTGCGGGTGGACCGGCTGGAGCGCGAGGTGGACTACCTAGAGACGCAGAACCCCGCTCCTCCCTGTGTGgaggtggatgagaagctgatgGAGAACCAGGTCTCCACAGCCAAGAAGAGGAAGAACGAGAAGTATGATAAGCTGACAG aTTGCAGTGACACCATCTCCCAGGTGAAAGCCATGAAGATcctgaagaaatttggcagcagtGCTGGGCTGTGGACCAAGGACCCCGTGGGGAGCTCGGAGAAGATCTATATCTTTGATGGCTCCAGCAATGATACGGTCTATGTGTTCCCCAGGATGAGGGAGTTTACGCTGTTTTCTGCCACGCGGAAGGCAGCCCGCATCAAGCTGCCCTACCCCTGGGTGGGCACCGGGCACCTAGTGTATGGGGGGCATCTCTACTACATCCGGCAGCAGGGCACCTTCCAGGTCATCAAGTTCAGCTTGGCCAATAAGACCATTGTGGACAGTTCCGTGTTCCCAGTCGAGGAGCAGGTACCTGTCTTTGGTCTCTCCGCCTTCAACTACATCGACATAGCAGCTGATGAGGAAGGGCTATGGGCCATCTATGCCACCAGGGAGAATGAGAAGAACATCTGCCTGGCCAAGCTGGACCCTGTCTCCCTGGACACAGAGCAGATGTGGGATACGCCATGCCCCCGAGAGAACGCTGAGAGTGCCTTTGTCATCTGCGGGGCACTCTATGTGGTGTATAACACGAGGCTGCCCAGCCGCTCCCGCGTGCAGTGCGTCTTTGATGTCAGTGGCACCATGACACCTGAGGATGCTGCCTTGGTGTACTTCCCCAAGCGCTATGGGTCTCACTCCAGCATGAAGTACAACCCCAAGGAGCGGCAGATCTACGCCTGGGACGATGGCTACCAGATCATCTACAGGATGGAGATGAAGAAGAAACTGGAGATCTGA